ACCTCGTGCCGCGCCAGCTCGACGAGCACGGCCTGAAGCCCAAGCTCGTGAAGCTGCCCGACGCCACGCTGCTGCGAGTCATCACCGATTACACGCGCGAAGCGGGATGTCGCGAGCTCGATCGCGAGATCGCCGCGCTCGTCCGCAAGGCCGCGCGCCGCATCGCCACGAACGGCGGACCCGTCACCATCGCGCCTGCGGACCTCGCCACGTTGCTCGGCCCCGTGCGCTTCACGTCCGAGCTCGCCGAGACGATTCGCGAGCCGGGAATCGCCGTGGGGCTTGCATGGACCCCCGCCGGCGGCGAGATTCTATTCATCGAGGCCACGCGCATGGCCGGCAAGGGCAAGCTCATCCTCACCGGCTCGCTCGGCGACGTGATGAAGGAAAGCGCGCAGGCGGGCATGAGTTACCTGCGCAGTCAGGCGAAGGGGCTCGGCATTGACCCGACGGACCACGACAAGTTCGACGTGCACGTCCATGTGCCGTCCGGTGCGACGCCCAAGGACGGCCCGAGCGCGGGTGTCACGATTCTTGTCGCGCTCGCGTCGCTTTTCACCCGGCGTATCGTGCGTTCGGATGTCGCGATGACGGGTGAAATCAGCCTGCGCGGCCGCGTGCTGCCCGTCGGCGGTGTGAAGGAAAAGGTGCTCGCCGCCGCGCGCGTCGGCATCCGGCACGTCCTCCTGCCCGAGCAGAACCGCAAGGACTGGGACGAAGTTCCAAAGGAAGTCCGCGCGACGATGAAGGCGCACTTTGTCCGGCACATTTCCGAACTGCTGCCGCTGGCGCTGGGCAAATGAGCGCGCGCCTAAATGCTCTGCTGGGGGTGTGCGTGGCATGCGCCTTTGCGGTGGCTGCATCGGCCCAGGTGAAGCTGGATCAGAATCGGGGCGAGCAGGAAGGCAAACAGCTTGCCGCCCGGCTGCGAGCGATGCGACCCCTCGAGGGCTTCACAAACACAGGCTCTCTGCATCTTCGCGACTCGAAGGGGAAGCGCCGCCAATTCCCCGTGGTCATCGAGACCACGGTCAACGGGGATCGCTGGCAGGCGACCTACAAAGCCGCGCCGGCTGCCGAGCCCTCCACGCTGGTCGTCGCCCGGTCGATCAGCGAGCCCGCGAAGTATACCATGCATCCGCCCGCGCCAGCGGGGCCGTTGTCACCGTTTGCCGGCACAGACTTCTGGCTCGCAGACCTCGGGCTCGATTTCATCCACTGGCCCGCGCAACGGGTCATAAAACACGAAATGCGCCGCAGCGAGTGGTGCTGGGTCCTCGAAAGCACGAACCCGAAGCCCGCGCCCGGCGCGTATTCGCGCGTCGTCTCGTGGGTGGACACCGACTCCGGCGGCATCGTGCACGCCGACGCATTTGATCACGCGGGCAAGCTGCTGAAGGTTTTCGAGCCAAAGTCGTTTGAGAAGGTCAACGGACGCTGGGAAGTGAAGGAGCTGGAAATCCGCAACGAGCAGGCCGACACGCGCACGACGCTGAGGTTCGCCTTGGAGAGGAAGTGAGCCGGGCCGGTTCGCTCTCGAACGGTGGGTCGCTTCGAAGTATGCGATGGCACCGCCCGAGGGCGACGGGTTCCGCCTTTGCCACGCATCCGGCACCGGCTCGTCCCCACGCCGCCATTGCCTGCCCCGGTGCGCCATGTTATGCACGCCTCGCATGGCGAGAGTTCTCGTGGTGGATGACGAGCCGGATGCCGTCGAGTTGATCGAGTTCAACTTGAAGGCGGCCGGCTTCGACGTCACGACGGCCTGTGACGGCGCGGCGGCGCTGCGCCAGGCGCGCGCATGCACACCTGACATGGTCGTGCTCGACGTGATGTTGCCGCAGGTGGACGGGCTCGAAGTCTGCAAACAACTCCGCCGGGATGCCGCGACCGCCGACGTGCCCATCCTCATGCTCACCGCGAAGACCGCGGAGATTGACCGCCTGCTCGGGCTCGAACTCGGCGCGGACGACTACGTGACCAAGCCGTTCAGTCCCCGCGAACTCGTGCTCCGGGTCAAAGGCCTGCTGCGTCGTGGCCGGGTCGCATCCGCGCCGGCCGAGTTGATTCGCTCCGGCCCGCTCGCCGTGGACCTGCCCCGCCATCACGTGACCGTGAAGGGCAGGGCGGTCGAGTTGACGGCAACCGAATTCAAGCTGCTGACGGTCCTCGCCCAGCGTCGCGGAAGAGTGCAATCGCGCGACGTGCTGCTCCGCGACGTGTGGGAATACGACGCGGCCATTGACACGCGCACCGTGGATACGCACATGAAGCGCCTCCGCGAAAAACTAGGCGCTGCCGGCGAACTCCTTGAGACGGTCCGCGGCGTGGGCTACCGGTTTGCGGAGCAGTAGCAACGGGCTTCGGGTGCAGCGCCGGGTTCCGTGCCGCTCACGCCCGCTCCCGTCATCCCAAGCGGAAACGCCCGACACGAAATCCGAATTTGTAATCTCAGAACACGATGTGGCCGTTTCTCATCTTCCTCGGCCTTGCCGGCCTGGCGCTGCTGGATTTCTGGTGGCACGGACGGAGGCTCCGGCGCCAGCGGGAGGACGCCCGGCGGGAGTTCGCCCGAGAATCGGCGCGCAAACAACAGGAACTGCTCTCCCAGATGCATGCGCAGCAGCAGGCGCTTTTCAACAGCATGATCGAGGGCGTGCTGCTCCTCGACGGCACCGGCCGCATCGAACTGGCCAACCGCTCCTTCTCAAAACTGACCGGCGCCGGCGAGGAACTGCGGGGCAGCACGTTGCTGGAGACGCTTCGCTGGCCCGCCCTCAAGGACATCGCCGACCGCGCCGCCGCGGGCGAAGCTGTCACCGGGGCCGAAATCGAATCCCCAGGACCCGCGCCCAGCACCTTGCAGGTCAACGCGGCGGCGTGGCTTGACGGCGACGGTCGGGCTCAAGGAACGCTCATCGTCGTCCACGACATCACCCGCTTGAAGCAGTTGGAGAGCACGCGGCGCGAATTCGTCGCCAATGTCAGCCACGAACTGCGCACGCCGCTCTCGCTCATCAAGGGTTTTGTGGAAACGCTGCAGGACGGCGCGGCGAAGGATCCCTCGACGTCTTCGCGCTTCCTCCAGAAGATTGAGAAGCACACCAACCGGCTCTCGTTTCTCATCGACGACTTGCTCACCATCTCGAACCTCGAATCGGGCAAGGCGGTGCTCAATCTCAATCGCGTCGAACTGTTCCCGATTGCGCAACGGGTGCTTGACGACCTTCGAGCGCGCGCATCGGCGCGGGGCATGACGTTCCGCAACGAGCTCCCGCCGGGACTTGCGGCGAATGCCGACGCGGACCGGATTGAGCAGGTGGTGGTCAATCTCGTGGACAACGCGATCAAATACGGACGCGATGGTGGAGAGGTCGTCGTCGGTGGCTGCGCGATTCCCGGCGGCCCCGTAGAGGTGTCGGTGCGCGACGACGGCCCCGGCGTGCCGCCCGAGGCGCGCGAGCGCATTTTTGAGCGTTTCTACCGCGTGGACAAGGCCCGCGCGCGCGAGCAAGGCGGCACGGGGCTTGGCCTTGCCATCGTGAAACACATCGTGCAGGCGCACGGCGGCGAGGTTCGCGTGGTAAGCGAGCCGGACCGGGGCGCAACCTTCTTCCTGACATTGCCGCCGGGCTGACGCGCGCGATTGGCGGCGACAACCGGCTCGGGGACTGGCAATGTCCGTTCATGCCGCCGACGAAGGTGAAATCGGACCGGTGCGTGGGAATGCTCAAGGCGCTCGCCGACGAGAGCCGATGGGACATGGTCCGCGCGTTGCTCGGACGCGAGATGAGCGTCTCCCAACTGGGCGAGCAACTCGACATGCCGCAGCCCAATGTTTCCAAGCACCTGCGCGTGCTCCGCGAGGCGGGCATCGTGGTGACGGCGCGCGCCGGCAAAGAGGTCCGGGGCAGCATCGCACCGGCCTTCCGCGCGGAACTCAGCCGCAACAAGAACCGCCTCGACCTCGGCTGTTGCTCGTTCGACTTCAATTCGCCGCGCCGCTGACCCGGCGGGTTTTTCCTTGCCGCGACGGGTGACGTATGCCAGACAAGGCATACGTCAATGTTGCTGACCGTCCTCTTTCTCGCTGTCTGCTTCCTCGCCTACGCCAACGGGGCGAATGACAACTTCAAGGGCGTGGCAAGCCTCTACGGATCAGGCACCGCGTCGTATCGCACCGCGCTGGCATGGGCGACCGTGACGACGGCGGCGGGAAGCTTGGCGGCGTTCTTTCTCGCGACGGGATTGTTGAAGAAATTCTCCGGAAAGGGCCTAGTGCCTGACGGGCTCACGGCGCAGCCCGAGTTCCTGCTTGCCGTCGCCGTCGGTGCAGGCGGCACGGTCATCCTCGCGACATTGCTGGGATTTCCCATCTCAACGACACACGGGTTGACAGGCGCCTTGTGTGGCGCGGGTTTGCTGGCCGTGGGGGGCCAGATGAACATCGCGGCGCTGGGCCTGGGATTTGTCCTGCCGCTGTTGGTGAGTCCGATGCTGGCGGTCGGAGCCGGTGCGGCGGTGTATCTGGCGTTCCGGTATGCCCGCCTGCAACTGGCGGTGGACAAAGAGTTGTGCGTGTGCGTCGGCACGGAGCGCCAGGTGCTTCCGGTGGCGCGGCCGGGTGGAGTCTTCTGCGCCGAAATCCTGCCGGTGCTGACGATCTCCACGGGGCAGACTGCCGAATGCACTCAGCGATACTCAGGACGGCTGCTGGGGGTGAGCGCGGGGCGGGCGGTGGACGTGGTGCATTTCCTGTCGGCAGGCACGGTGAGTTTCGCCCGAGGGCTGAACGACACGCCGAAGATTGCTGCTTTGCTGCTCGTGGTGAGCGCGCTGGACATCCGTTGGGGAGTTCTGGCCGTGGCCGTTGCGATGGCATTGGGAGGCTGGCTCAACGCGCGGAAGGTCGCAGAGACGATGTCGAACAAGATCACAGGCATGAATCCTGGCCAGGGCCTTGCGGCCAACCTCGCCACGGCGCTGCTCGTGAACACCGCGACCTGGCACGGGCTGCCGGTGAGCACCACTCATGTGAGCGTCGGCGCGCTGCTCGGCATCGGCATCACGACGCGACAAGCCCGATGGAAGCCGGTGCTCGGCGTGCTGGCGTCGTGGGTCGTGACCCTTCCATGCGCGGCACTGCTGGCGGCGCTCACGTTTTGGGTTCTCCGGCTGCGATAGGCGAAGCGCACAGTCACACACTTGTCACTCTTCCGTCCTTTGTCCGTCACAGTCTCATTGCATCGTGCCTGCGGACCGTGAAACCAGTCCCAACCATCCCGATGAAAAGCCGAACCAGGCGACTCGGCTTCGCCGCCGCCACTGCCGTTGCCGCCACGGCCATCATCCCGGGCGCCCACGCCCAATCCGCCGACGCGCTCATCGAGAAGCTCGTGCAGAAGGGCATCCTCACGTCAAAGGAAGCGCGGGAGCTTCGCGAGGAGGCGGACAAGGACGTCACGAAGGCATCCGCCTCGAAGACGGGCTTGCCCGGGTGGGTGAACAGCATTCAGTTTGGCGGCGACTTTCGCGGCCGTTTCGAGGGGTTTTACTCCGGCAATCCCGCTGCGGTGGACCGCAATCGCTTTCAGTATCGCCTGCGCTTCGGAGCGACGGTGAGCATGCTGGACAACATGGACGTCGGCATCCGTCTCGCCAGCAGTGGCGACACCGCGAGCAACCCCATTTCCGGCAACCAGACCTTCGACAACAACGCGAGCAAGAAACCGCTCAGCGTGGACCTGGCCTTCGCGCGGTGGACGGCCATCAATTCGCCGGAGTGGCAGGCCGTTTTCACGGTGGGCAAGATGGAGAACCCGATGGTGTTCACGCCGGCGGTGA
The Verrucomicrobiota bacterium genome window above contains:
- a CDS encoding inorganic phosphate transporter, which gives rise to MLLTVLFLAVCFLAYANGANDNFKGVASLYGSGTASYRTALAWATVTTAAGSLAAFFLATGLLKKFSGKGLVPDGLTAQPEFLLAVAVGAGGTVILATLLGFPISTTHGLTGALCGAGLLAVGGQMNIAALGLGFVLPLLVSPMLAVGAGAAVYLAFRYARLQLAVDKELCVCVGTERQVLPVARPGGVFCAEILPVLTISTGQTAECTQRYSGRLLGVSAGRAVDVVHFLSAGTVSFARGLNDTPKIAALLLVVSALDIRWGVLAVAVAMALGGWLNARKVAETMSNKITGMNPGQGLAANLATALLVNTATWHGLPVSTTHVSVGALLGIGITTRQARWKPVLGVLASWVVTLPCAALLAALTFWVLRLR
- a CDS encoding outer membrane lipoprotein-sorting protein translates to MSARLNALLGVCVACAFAVAASAQVKLDQNRGEQEGKQLAARLRAMRPLEGFTNTGSLHLRDSKGKRRQFPVVIETTVNGDRWQATYKAAPAAEPSTLVVARSISEPAKYTMHPPAPAGPLSPFAGTDFWLADLGLDFIHWPAQRVIKHEMRRSEWCWVLESTNPKPAPGAYSRVVSWVDTDSGGIVHADAFDHAGKLLKVFEPKSFEKVNGRWEVKELEIRNEQADTRTTLRFALERK
- a CDS encoding PAS domain S-box protein; this encodes MWPFLIFLGLAGLALLDFWWHGRRLRRQREDARREFARESARKQQELLSQMHAQQQALFNSMIEGVLLLDGTGRIELANRSFSKLTGAGEELRGSTLLETLRWPALKDIADRAAAGEAVTGAEIESPGPAPSTLQVNAAAWLDGDGRAQGTLIVVHDITRLKQLESTRREFVANVSHELRTPLSLIKGFVETLQDGAAKDPSTSSRFLQKIEKHTNRLSFLIDDLLTISNLESGKAVLNLNRVELFPIAQRVLDDLRARASARGMTFRNELPPGLAANADADRIEQVVVNLVDNAIKYGRDGGEVVVGGCAIPGGPVEVSVRDDGPGVPPEARERIFERFYRVDKARAREQGGTGLGLAIVKHIVQAHGGEVRVVSEPDRGATFFLTLPPG
- a CDS encoding winged helix-turn-helix transcriptional regulator is translated as MPPTKVKSDRCVGMLKALADESRWDMVRALLGREMSVSQLGEQLDMPQPNVSKHLRVLREAGIVVTARAGKEVRGSIAPAFRAELSRNKNRLDLGCCSFDFNSPRR
- a CDS encoding response regulator transcription factor: MARVLVVDDEPDAVELIEFNLKAAGFDVTTACDGAAALRQARACTPDMVVLDVMLPQVDGLEVCKQLRRDAATADVPILMLTAKTAEIDRLLGLELGADDYVTKPFSPRELVLRVKGLLRRGRVASAPAELIRSGPLAVDLPRHHVTVKGRAVELTATEFKLLTVLAQRRGRVQSRDVLLRDVWEYDAAIDTRTVDTHMKRLREKLGAAGELLETVRGVGYRFAEQ